Proteins from one Escherichia coli genomic window:
- the uspE gene encoding universal stress protein UspE: MAMYQNMLVVIDPNQDDQPALRRAVYLHQRIGGKIKAFLPIYDFSYEMTTLLSPDERTAMRQGVISQRTAWIHEQAKYYLNAGVPIEIKVVWHNRPFEAIIQEVISGGHDLVLKMAHQHDRLEAVIFTPTDWHLLRKCPSPVWMVKDQPWPEGGKALVAVNLASEEPYHNALNEKLVKETIELAEQVNHTEVHLVGAYPVTPINIAIELPEFDPSVYNDAIRGQHLLAMKALRQKFGINENMTHVEKGLPEEVIPDLAEHLQAGIVVLGTVGRTGISAAFLGNTAEQVIDHLRCDLLVIKPDQYQTPVELDDEEDD, encoded by the coding sequence ATGGCTATGTATCAGAACATGCTCGTTGTTATCGATCCTAACCAGGACGACCAACCAGCATTGCGGCGAGCTGTTTATTTACATCAACGGATTGGTGGCAAAATTAAAGCCTTTTTGCCGATCTATGACTTCTCATACGAAATGACCACCCTGCTCTCCCCGGACGAACGTACCGCTATGCGTCAGGGCGTCATCAGCCAGCGAACAGCCTGGATCCACGAGCAGGCAAAATATTATCTCAATGCTGGCGTTCCCATTGAAATTAAAGTGGTCTGGCATAACCGTCCATTCGAAGCCATCATTCAGGAAGTGATCAGCGGCGGACACGATTTGGTGCTAAAAATGGCGCACCAACATGACCGTCTGGAAGCGGTGATTTTTACGCCAACGGACTGGCATCTGTTACGCAAATGCCCAAGCCCGGTGTGGATGGTGAAAGACCAGCCGTGGCCGGAAGGGGGTAAGGCGCTGGTGGCGGTGAATCTCGCCAGTGAAGAGCCGTACCATAATGCGCTCAATGAAAAACTGGTTAAAGAGACGATCGAACTGGCGGAACAAGTCAACCATACCGAAGTTCATCTGGTTGGCGCTTATCCGGTAACGCCAATTAATATCGCAATTGAACTGCCGGAATTTGACCCGAGCGTTTATAACGATGCCATTCGTGGGCAACATTTGCTGGCAATGAAAGCCCTACGGCAGAAATTCGGCATTAATGAAAACATGACACACGTTGAAAAAGGTCTACCAGAAGAGGTGATTCCTGATTTGGCGGAGCACTTACAGGCGGGGATTGTGGTTCTGGGAACGGTCGGACGCACCGGTATTTCAGCAGCATTCCTCGGCAACACGGCGGAACAGGTGATTGATCATCTTCGCTGCGACCTGCTGGTCATTAAACCTGACCAGTATCAGACCCCCGTTGAACTGGATGACGAAGAAGACGATTAA
- the ynaJ gene encoding DUF2534 family protein, whose translation MIMAKLKSAKGKKFLFGLLAVFIIAASVVTRATIGGVIEQYNIPLSEWTTSMYVIQSSMIFVYSLVFTVLLAIPLGIYFLGGEEQ comes from the coding sequence ATGATTATGGCGAAACTGAAGTCAGCGAAAGGGAAGAAATTTCTCTTTGGTTTGTTGGCGGTTTTCATTATTGCGGCGTCGGTTGTGACTCGCGCGACCATCGGCGGCGTGATAGAACAGTACAATATTCCGCTGTCTGAGTGGACGACATCAATGTATGTGATTCAGTCATCAATGATTTTTGTTTATAGCCTGGTCTTTACTGTGTTGCTGGCAATCCCGTTGGGAATTTATTTCCTTGGCGGCGAAGAGCAGTAA
- the ynaI gene encoding low conductance mechanosensitive channel YnaI, which translates to MIAELFTNNALNLVIIFGSCAALILMSFWFRRGNRKRKGFLFHAVQFLIYTIIISAVGSIINYVIENYKLQFITPGVIDFICTSLIAVILTIKLFLLINQFEKQQIKKGRDITSARIMSRIIKITIIVVLVLLYGEHFGMSLSGLLTFGGIGGLAVGMAGKDILSNFFSGIMLYFDRPFSIGDWIRSPDRNIEGTVAEIGWRITKITTFDNRPLYVPNSLFSSISVENPGRMTNRRITTTIGLRYEDAAKVGAIVEAVREMLKNHPAIDQRQTLLVYFNQFADSSLNIMVYCFTKTTVWAEWLAAQQDVYLKIIDIVQSHGADFAFPSQTLYMDNITPPDQGR; encoded by the coding sequence ATGATCGCTGAACTGTTTACAAATAATGCGCTTAATCTGGTCATTATTTTCGGTAGCTGCGCAGCATTGATTCTGATGAGCTTTTGGTTTCGCCGCGGAAATCGTAAAAGAAAAGGATTTTTATTCCATGCGGTGCAATTTTTAATCTACACCATAATTATCAGTGCTGTTGGTAGCATCATTAATTATGTTATAGAAAACTACAAACTCCAATTTATCACTCCAGGCGTTATCGATTTTATCTGTACGTCCCTGATTGCGGTTATTCTGACGATTAAGTTATTTCTGCTGATTAATCAGTTTGAAAAACAGCAGATTAAAAAAGGTCGCGATATCACCAGTGCGCGGATTATGTCGCGTATCATCAAAATCACCATTATTGTGGTACTTGTTTTGCTTTATGGCGAACATTTCGGTATGAGCCTTTCTGGCTTGTTGACCTTTGGTGGTATTGGTGGTCTGGCTGTCGGTATGGCCGGTAAAGATATTTTGAGTAACTTCTTTTCCGGGATTATGCTCTATTTCGACCGTCCTTTTAGTATTGGCGACTGGATCCGTTCACCGGACAGAAATATCGAAGGTACAGTAGCGGAAATTGGCTGGCGAATTACCAAAATTACGACCTTTGATAATCGTCCGTTATACGTCCCGAACTCGCTGTTTTCGTCTATCAGCGTAGAAAACCCTGGGCGAATGACCAACCGACGTATTACCACGACAATCGGTTTACGTTATGAGGATGCGGCAAAAGTGGGAGCCATTGTCGAAGCCGTACGTGAGATGCTTAAAAATCACCCAGCCATCGACCAGCGACAAACCTTACTGGTTTATTTCAACCAGTTTGCTGACTCGTCATTGAATATTATGGTTTATTGCTTTACCAAAACCACAGTATGGGCTGAATGGCTTGCCGCCCAGCAGGATGTTTATTTGAAGATTATCGATATTGTACAGTCACACGGCGCGGATTTCGCGTTCCCAAGCCAGACGCTGTATATGGATAACATTACACCACCAGACCAGGGTCGTTAA
- the mppA gene encoding murein tripeptide ABC transporter substrate-binding protein MppA — protein MKHSVSVTCCALLVSSISLSYAAEVPSGTVLAEKQELVRHIKDEPASLDPAKAVGLPEIQVIRDLFEGLVNQNEKGEIVPGVATQWKSNDNRIWTFTLRDNAKWADGTPVTAQDFVYSWQRLVDPKTLSPFAWFAALAGINNAQAIIDGKATPDQLGVTAVDARTLKIQLDKPLPWFVNLTANFAFFPVQKANVESGKEWTKPGNLVGNGAYVLKERVVNEKLVVVPNTHYWDNAKTVLQKVTFLPINQESAATKRYLAGDIDITESFPKNMYQKLLKDIPGQVYTPPQLGTYYYAFNTQKGPTADQRVRLALSMTIDRRLMTEKVLGTGEKPAWHFTPDVTAGFTPEPSPFEQMSQEELNAQAKTLLSAAGYGPQKPLKLTLLYNTSENHQKIAIAVASMWKKNLGVDVKLQNQEWKTYIDSRNTGNFDVIRASWVGDYNEPSTFLTLLTSTHSGNISRFNNPAYDKVLAQASTENTVKARNADYNAAEKILMEQAPIAPIYQYTNGRLIKPWLKGYPINNPEDVAYSRTMYIVKH, from the coding sequence ATGAAGCACTCTGTTTCAGTCACGTGTTGTGCGCTGTTGGTCAGCAGCATTTCTCTTTCGTATGCTGCAGAAGTTCCGAGCGGCACAGTACTGGCAGAGAAGCAGGAGCTGGTGCGCCATATTAAAGATGAGCCTGCGTCGCTGGATCCCGCTAAAGCCGTGGGTCTGCCAGAGATTCAGGTCATTCGCGATCTTTTTGAAGGACTGGTGAATCAGAACGAGAAAGGGGAGATTGTCCCCGGCGTTGCGACTCAGTGGAAAAGTAATGACAACCGTATCTGGACTTTCACCCTGCGCGATAACGCAAAATGGGCGGATGGCACACCGGTAACGGCACAGGATTTTGTCTACAGCTGGCAACGTCTGGTTGACCCAAAAACGTTGTCGCCGTTTGCCTGGTTTGCCGCGCTGGCGGGAATCAACAACGCACAGGCGATTATTGATGGTAAAGCTACGCCTGATCAGCTAGGCGTCACCGCGGTTGATGCCCGTACTTTGAAAATCCAGCTTGATAAACCGTTGCCGTGGTTTGTGAATTTAACAGCCAATTTTGCCTTCTTCCCGGTGCAAAAAGCTAACGTAGAAAGCGGGAAAGAGTGGACGAAACCCGGAAATCTGGTCGGCAATGGCGCTTATGTTCTTAAAGAGCGTGTAGTCAATGAAAAACTGGTCGTGGTGCCAAATACTCATTATTGGGATAACGCCAAAACGGTGTTGCAAAAAGTGACCTTCCTGCCAATTAATCAGGAATCCGCAGCCACTAAGCGTTATCTCGCGGGGGATATTGATATCACCGAATCCTTCCCCAAAAATATGTATCAGAAGCTGTTGAAGGATATTCCGGGGCAGGTTTATACACCGCCGCAGCTCGGGACCTATTATTATGCGTTTAACACGCAAAAAGGGCCGACGGCAGATCAGCGCGTTCGTCTGGCATTAAGTATGACGATAGATCGCCGCCTGATGACCGAAAAAGTGTTGGGGACGGGCGAAAAACCAGCGTGGCATTTTACGCCAGATGTTACTGCCGGATTCACGCCGGAGCCTTCGCCGTTTGAACAAATGAGTCAGGAAGAACTGAATGCGCAGGCAAAAACTTTGTTGAGCGCAGCCGGTTATGGTCCGCAAAAACCGCTGAAGCTGACGCTTTTGTATAATACTTCAGAAAACCATCAAAAAATTGCGATTGCTGTGGCATCGATGTGGAAAAAGAACCTTGGTGTAGATGTCAAACTGCAAAATCAGGAATGGAAAACCTATATCGATAGTCGTAATACAGGTAATTTTGATGTTATCCGCGCCTCGTGGGTGGGGGATTATAATGAACCCTCCACCTTCCTGACATTATTAACGTCAACGCATTCAGGGAACATTTCACGTTTTAACAACCCGGCCTACGACAAAGTTTTGGCCCAGGCATCGACGGAAAATACCGTTAAAGCGCGTAATGCCGATTACAACGCGGCAGAAAAAATCCTCATGGAGCAAGCACCGATTGCACCAATTTATCAATATACCAATGGACGATTAATCAAGCCGTGGCTGAAAGGTTATCCCATTAATAACCCGGAAGATGTGGCGTATAGCCGGACTATGTATATTGTGAAACATTGA
- the mpaA gene encoding murein tripeptide amidase MpaA, translated as MTVTRPRAERGAFPPGTEHYGRSLLGAPLIWFPAPAASHESGLILAGTHGDENSSVVTLSCALRTLTPSLRRHHVVLCVNPDGCQLGLRANANGVDLNRNFPAANWKEGETVYRWNSAAEERDVVLLTGDKPGSEPETQALCQLIHRIQPAWVVSFHDPLACIEDPRHSELGEWLAQAFELPLVTSVGYETPGSFGSWCADLNLHCITAEFPPISSDEASEKYLFAMANLLRWHPKDAMRPS; from the coding sequence ATGACCGTAACTCGCCCACGCGCCGAACGCGGCGCATTTCCGCCCGGTACAGAACATTACGGACGTTCATTATTGGGCGCGCCTTTGATCTGGTTTCCGGCCCCAGCCGCCAGTCACGAAAGTGGTTTGATTCTGGCTGGCACCCACGGTGATGAAAACTCTTCGGTCGTGACCCTCTCCTGTGCTTTGCGGACATTGACACCTTCTTTGCGCCGCCATCATGTGGTGCTGTGTGTGAATCCTGACGGCTGCCAGTTAGGGTTACGGGCCAATGCTAATGGCGTGGATTTAAATAGAAACTTTCCGGCAGCAAACTGGAAGGAAGGTGAAACGGTTTATCGCTGGAACAGCGCCGCTGAAGAACGTGATGTCGTTTTACTGACAGGTGACAAACCTGGCTCCGAACCTGAAACTCAGGCGCTGTGCCAGCTTATACATCGCATTCAACCTGCCTGGGTGGTCTCATTCCACGATCCACTGGCCTGTATTGAAGACCCCAGACACAGCGAATTAGGTGAATGGCTGGCCCAGGCGTTTGAATTGCCACTGGTCACCAGCGTCGGTTATGAAACGCCTGGCTCTTTCGGCAGTTGGTGTGCAGATCTGAACTTGCATTGCATCACCGCAGAGTTTCCCCCCATCTCCTCCGACGAAGCCAGCGAAAAATACCTCTTTGCGATGGCTAACTTGCTGCGCTGGCATCCTAAAGATGCAATGCGCCCGTCGTGA
- the ycjG gene encoding L-Ala-D/L-Glu epimerase translates to MRTVKVFEEAWPLHTPFVIARGSRSEARVVVVELEEEGIKSTGECTPYPRYGESDASVMAQIMSVLPQLEKGLTREELQKILPAGAARNALDCALWDLAARKQQRSLADLIGITLPETVITAQTVVIGTPDQMANSASTLWQAGAKLLKVKLDNHLISERMVAIRTAVPDATLIVDANESWRAEGLAARCQLLADLGVAMLEQPLPAQDDAALENFIHPLPICADESCHTRSNLKALQGRYEMVNIKLDKTGGLTEALALATEARAQGFSLMLGCMLCTSRAISAALPLVPQVSFADLDGPTWLAVDVEPALQFTTGALHL, encoded by the coding sequence ATGAGAACCGTTAAGGTATTTGAGGAAGCCTGGCCCTTACATACCCCGTTTGTGATTGCTCGGGGAAGTCGTAGTGAAGCGCGCGTGGTGGTGGTGGAGTTAGAAGAAGAGGGCATTAAAAGTACTGGCGAATGCACGCCGTATCCGCGCTATGGTGAAAGTGATGCCTCGGTAATGGCGCAAATTATGAGCGTCCTGCCGCAATTAGAAAAAGGGCTGACACGGGAGGAATTACAAAAAATTCTCCCTGCTGGAGCGGCACGTAATGCGCTGGATTGTGCTTTGTGGGATCTGGCGGCGCGTAAACAGCAGCGATCGCTGGCTGATTTGATTGGCATAACGCTTCCCGAGACAGTCATTACAGCACAGACGGTAGTCATCGGTACGCCTGATCAGATGGCCAATAGTGCATCAACACTGTGGCAGGCAGGCGCGAAATTGCTGAAAGTGAAGCTGGATAACCATCTTATCAGTGAGCGGATGGTAGCAATTCGCACGGCTGTGCCCGACGCGACGCTTATCGTTGATGCAAATGAATCCTGGCGTGCAGAAGGGTTGGCGGCGCGTTGCCAACTGCTCGCGGATTTAGGCGTTGCGATGCTTGAACAACCGCTTCCTGCGCAGGACGATGCGGCACTGGAGAATTTTATTCATCCGTTACCGATTTGTGCTGATGAAAGTTGTCATACCCGTAGCAATCTGAAGGCGCTGCAAGGGCGCTATGAGATGGTTAACATCAAGCTCGATAAAACGGGTGGCCTGACGGAGGCGCTGGCGCTGGCGACCGAAGCGCGTGCACAAGGTTTCAGTCTGATGCTGGGCTGCATGTTGTGTACCTCTCGTGCCATTAGCGCCGCTTTACCGCTGGTGCCGCAGGTCAGTTTTGCTGATCTTGACGGACCGACCTGGCTGGCGGTAGATGTGGAACCGGCGCTTCAATTCACGACGGGCGCATTGCATCTTTAG
- the tpx gene encoding thiol peroxidase → MSQTVHFQGNPVTVANSIPLAGSKAQTFTLVAKDLSDVTLGQFAGKRKVLNIFPSIDTGVCAASVRKFNQLATEIDNTVVLCISADLPFAQSRFCGAEGLNNVITLSTFRNAEFLQAYGVAIADGPLKGLAARAVVVIDENDNVIFSQLVDEITTEPDYEAALAVLR, encoded by the coding sequence ATGTCACAAACCGTTCATTTCCAGGGCAACCCGGTTACAGTCGCCAATTCCATCCCGCTGGCGGGTAGCAAAGCGCAGACTTTTACTCTCGTGGCAAAAGATCTGTCTGACGTCACCCTCGGTCAGTTTGCGGGTAAACGCAAAGTGCTGAACATTTTCCCGAGTATTGATACCGGTGTTTGCGCCGCATCAGTACGTAAGTTTAACCAACTGGCAACCGAGATCGACAACACCGTTGTGCTGTGTATCTCTGCCGATCTGCCGTTCGCCCAGTCTCGTTTCTGCGGCGCAGAAGGTCTGAACAACGTTATCACCCTCTCCACTTTCCGTAACGCTGAATTCCTGCAAGCCTACGGTGTGGCAATTGCTGATGGCCCACTGAAAGGTCTGGCAGCGCGTGCCGTTGTGGTTATTGATGAAAATGACAATGTGATTTTCAGCCAGCTGGTGGATGAAATCACCACCGAGCCGGATTACGAAGCAGCTCTGGCTGTACTGCGCTAA